In Setaria viridis chromosome 5, Setaria_viridis_v4.0, whole genome shotgun sequence, the genomic stretch CCTCGGTGCCGAAGCGGACGAGGCCGTGGAGGTCGAAGCGGCGCGCGAATTCCTGGAGGTAGCGCAGCACCTCCTCGTGGCGAGGGAACCTGCGAGTGTCCAAAGAATCCGGCGCCGCGGCGAAGGGGAAGTCGAGGAAGCCCATCACCTCGCGGGGCAGGTTGGTGCGGAGCGACTCGTAGAGGCTGGAGTGGCCGCCGTCCTCCCGCGGCTCGTAGATCCAGGtgcccccgacgccgccggagCGCTCGAAGATGACGGGCGCGTGGCCCTCGCGGCAGAGCTCGCGGGCCGTGGCCAGGCCCGCGGCTCCGGCGCCGATGACGGCGACGCGGAGCGAGCGCATGGCGGCGCGATCGGATCCGAGAGGAGGAGCTGCTGCTCTGCGGGTGGTGGTTGGTGCGGGAATCGTTGCACGAGGAATAGCCATCGCAAATGGACTGCGAGTGCGAGTCTTTGTTTTTttagaggaggaggatggcagtggccactggcagcttcgtcttcttcctccatccaatttgggttttcttttctttccgtTTCCCTCCCATCCTTGAACTTGAAGATGCTGACGCGACACGACACACGACCACGAATTGGGTGTGCTGTGGGTCCCGCCCCGCCCACTATCGCCCGTCCAGTCAGTGCAAacaataaaaggaaaggaaatatAATCTGTaaactaagagcaactccaagaggatgctaatcttacccccaataccttttttaggaaaaaagagagaaaaaataaactccaacaatccacctaaaccttccccaattttttagcgacgctaaaaaacagcctgccaccgcgtatattttagcgttggtgtttttcccccaatcctgattcccacACACCCGcacgtcccttccgatgggcccaatacgatgacatggcctgtgtttgaagtattgggggctatttattagcgatctgctgtggactgatatgtttttgggggaatttttttttgggagaactcccaatacatagttttagggaaattttttttaggatactcttggagttgctctaacaggATTGGTTAAAGTATTGGCCCACCTTCCATGATTGATCAATTAAGTCATACCGAACCAAAGGCTATTTCATCATTCTCATTCAGTCATTCCTCTCAAGTTTACCGAGGGCCCGTTTGTATGTTATATacttatatgtttttttttcctaaatgcCATACACAAAATATCACAATTTGGGAGTATCGAATGAAAACAACGTACGGCGTGTGTTCGGCAATCACAGATTCACACGAacgacatgtttttttttcatattattatttttattaaaaactcTCCTATAGCTGTTGATATACTAGAGTTCGTGAatatatattttaattttttttaaactacatattttttaaattagTCATGCATGTTTTTCATAAACACAAGTGCACATTAGTTATGATGATTAACCATGTGGTGTGTGCGgtgtgccccccccccccccccccccccatctaCAATTGTGAGGTGAAATACGGTGAGGATGTCAGATTTGTGGTGCCAAAAGAATAGTACATACCCAAGCTATCCACCTTTTCTTTCGCTGCCCACCACACATCTATCTATACTATTATATATCTATACTTCTATACTATTCTATTGAGAGAATTGAAAACAATTCTCACATAGATTAGTGGGTTTGTTTGCCTACAGTTTTATGTCCGGTGATAGTGTAATTGCTCAGTTACTGGCTGGAACAGTgctttgctgttttttttttgctagaaCATTCAAATTGCATGTACTGCAGTGCATCCTCACACTAGTGGTAGACCATTTTTATAATCTTATGATACAGTAACATAGGGATGGTTGTGTATCCATCTGAAGTCTGTTTTATACAATCTAAGGCAAATTCTAATTAGAATTAGAATAGAGAAAGGTCATTAGCTAGGCTTTATTGCTAACGTGGAGCAAACCTCTTGCCAACAGCTTTATTtgattatatttatttattttttcttatttcttttgATGAGTAGGTATTTACTATATGGTACTCCATCCATATCAAAATTTTGTCATTattgactttttttttgcaacgttTGACTGTTCATCTTATTAAATTAATTTATTGTAAATGTACGAAGGTAAAGTGAGTCACAAATGatacttacataatttttttgaatactagcattaCTAGGAGAAATACTCATATAAAAAGGTGAAATTTAAAACAAGTTTGTTATTTTGAAACTAAACTAATTAGTTTGCTTGTTTTaagtgtcatatatttaaaatagAGGGATTATCAGTATATTTACTTTATTATCAGTTCAATTTAGATCATGGAACATTTTCCATGGCATCTTAACACACAAAAGCCAGTTTTGTCACCAAAATATATCAAAATTATTTTTGACAAGTTAGGAATCCTGTTTATTACACCCTCCAATTTAAACGATAGATCAATTTTCAATTCTAAACTACATCCAACTGTTGAAATGACAAATTAATCCTCCGGATTGTTTCAAATGTGGTTTTTCATTTTTatagaaataataaaaaatatcatttaATCTTAAAAGAGATCATAATAATTCATTTTAAATTAGGAAAATATGAAAAACCTATACTAATTTTTGACAAAATAACCTATCTGGTTGTTCTCTGTTTGGGTTTATTTAGATCCTGCTTGTTTATAGTTCTAGTGTTTTATTGCTTGTAGGCATGTGTGTTATTTATTTAAATCGGACTAGCAAAACCCATCCATGCTTTTGCGTCTGTGGAAAAAAAATGCTACTCAAGATTACCGTAAGAATGATACTCATGAGTCAAGACAATTGAAGAAATCAACCGCGAACTTTTAGGATAAACTCGTAAGGTTGCAAGAGTAGCTCTTGATTTTATGGACGAAGGGGCAAAGAtttattgaagaaaaaaaatgaaaacgtTTCCcctgaaagaaaaaggaaaataggggagaaaaaaaggaaaccaatttttctttcttttataagggataagggggaaaaaaacaagAGGGGCGATGAGGCGAAGCGAACTtgggggcggagcggcggggcaAGACCGCTAGAGTCCTCCCGAAGGTTCGGTCGCCTCGCCGCCATCCGTTCCTTCCCTTGCGCCCGAAGAAAGAAGCAAACCAATCCCCAAACCAGTCCAAAAATAAAATGAGCCCAGCGCCGCAAGTCGATAGGAAGGCGGAGGAATTTCGAGCGGAGAGTTTGCGTGTGGAGGACTGAAGGAAGCTGCGGCTTTGGTCCTGTGGCGGCCCCGCGGTCTCGGGAGATGGGGGCCGGCATGAgcagaggccggcggcgcggcttcGGCCTCGAGGCGTCGAGGGGGATGCTGCCCCTGCTGGCGCTCCAGGTGCTGATGGAGTACGGCCGCGCGGGCGCCTCCCGGCCGCCCGTGACCgcggcgctgctcgccgccaACGCGCTGATCTACCTCCGGCCCGGAGCGCTCCACGAGATCCTGCCATCGATTGATCGAGTCTCCTTCAATCCGCAACTCATCATCGAGGTACCCAACCTTGCCTACCTGTCCGTAGCGTTATCTGAAGGCGGAATTTCAGTACACGCATCAAAATCCCCACCCTTTTTCTGATGAAACATGTGAGTTGCAGTTGGGGTATGTTGTAGAAAAGGGGAATGAACATGCGCTTGCCAATaataaagtttttattttccaCTGCTGCGATATTAATAATACGCAAATTCGATTTCCAGTAAGGACACACGAGATGTGCTAGGAGCCTAGGACACCATTACCCAATGGTTGTACATAGTCCTGCAATCACGCTGATATCTCTGTACAGTTCTAACCTCCTAGACTAATCACGATGAACATTTTTGCAGTATCGCGACTGGGCGCGCTTCTTCCTGTCACCTTTCTACCACTTGAGCGAAAGCCACCTCTTCTACAACATGACATCGCTATTGTGGAAGGGCATACAGCTTGAAACATCAATGGGTAGTGCTGAGTTTGCTTCCATGGTTGCTGCATTGCTTGGCCTGTCCCAGGGTATCACGCTGCTCTTGGCAAAGGGCTTAATCCTGTTTGGTGATTACACTGCGTATTATGATCAATATGCTGTTGGATTCTCTGGTGTGCTCTTTGCCATGAAGGTCGTGCTGAATGCCTGGTCGGACGATTTTGTGTATCTGCACGGAATGGTTATTCCAGCGAAATATGCTGCTTGGGCTGAGTTAATCCTCATCCAGATTTTCATTCCTGGGACATCCTTTCTTGGCCATCTTGGTGGGATACTTGCTGGACTGGTTTACCTTTGGCTGAAGCGCACATTCAACGGGCCAGATCCATTGACTCTTCTGATTTCAAGCATTACCAAGGTCGTGACCTGGCCACTGAAATTTGCTCAGAAACTTCTGCGATCTGTCAGATCACAAGGTCGCATAACAGGCCGGGgcagggttgggcgccgtgcaTCAGCAAGAGAGACAGGTCGAGGGTTATGGAGATGCTCAACCTGCACCTATGACAACTCAATTGCCACAGATATCTGTGAGATGTGCAGCACTGCGCGAGAGGACCGTTCTTTTTCACAGAGACAGAATCATCAAGCTGGGGGTAGTGGTGAGCTCTCAGTTGTTGAGATACGCCGTAGGAGGCTTCAAAGATTTGACAGATGATGTAAGTCATTGCTACCAGTACAAATATTGCATACTAGCATTTGAGCAATGCTAGAAAGTGATGGCATATTTGTTTCTTCTCACGATGAGGGGCAGTTTACATAATTGATTTTTGCCTCACCATTTGAAGGAGGCTGGCTCCATTCTGTAGGTTGTTCAAAGCCTTGGTAGTACTTAGTTATTGACTACCTTTTGTATAAATCATCTCAGGCGATGTTGAAATTAAAGTACTTGAGCATATATCATCACTTTTGTTCGTTCATGGCAGTCAATTTTTTACATAACTTAGACATTCAGAACATCGGAATGTTCGGTGTCATCTATACATTGTCATAACAGTTGCATTCTcttttcgttttttttttgtgttacCAATTAAACAAATCTCAGCAGTGGGTGTTTTGGATGGTTGCATGGATAGTGGAAATGGTTCTAAATAAAGGGTTTATGCTGTGTAAAATCGGGGAAGTTTCACCTGAATTCGCCTAAACTAGATCACCTAAAGTAGTCTGATTGTTCAATGTGATTTATGTAGATGCTTTCACAGGTCATCtacattaaaaaaagaaagtgaTGAAGCACAGATGGAATTTAAGATTAAGCTCTCTAAGTCAATTCATAAACTAACTTGCTATGGAGCTACGGAAGAGAAGGAATTTTGACAGGACTGCAATGGTCAATTGGTCATCATGGTCTTTCCAGTCTGGGAAAAACGATTCAACAGAGAACGGTGAGAATGAGCAACTAGGGAGGTAACCGGCACCAGGGCCACCACAAACGACGAAGACAACACACTGCTACAAATTACATGTTTGAGGTTTGTTAGGTTGATTTTGGGAGCACAATTTATCATACAAGAATGCTATTTGATATTTCGCTCTCCACGAACAAATTAGAATGCTAAGGGTTAGATAAGGATACGAATTACACTAGATgagaaacaaaaaactttgcGCCTGTTAGAAAAATCAGCTGAGATGCCACCATCTATCCACCCTTAGCTCAGCCCATCAGGAGACGGTTGGCACGGCATTGTAGACACGAGGATGTATGTAATTTACTGATAATCTTTGGTCGAAAATCTTTAAAAAACTGATTAGCCAATGCAGGAGGTATGTAATTTATTGATAACCTTAGTCGAGAAATGATTATGGAATTTACTGATAATCTTTGATCGAAAACTTTTTAAGACATGATTATCCAACAGGATGTTCCTCCATTTATCCTTGGCACTAGCCACCTGGTGGTAACGGGTAACAAAAACGGCCAGCCATCCATCGGCCGTGGCTTGTCGCAATGCGATGTTCAACGAGTTACAGTAATGGTTCTGTCATACTTAGAGGAAGTATATTACTACACCTCATCAATCTTATAAGTTGTCTTATGCAATGTCACGTCAGATCTTTACTGATGTGGAGGAGGGAGtgggagaaagagaaagagaaagaggccGTTGTTTtacgaaacaaccacctcatatactagattttagggctatGAGACGACTACTCCACCATTGTACAAATTGTGGTTGCATACAACTtacaatatttcttttttcctatGCATAAATTAAGGAAATATAATTACTATGAGGCAACTTAAAAAACAACCCATTGTACATGTTGTTTGTTAactcgtctcaagattacgtttTGATGCATGAGATCACCTATTAGACAataccaatgtacttgcccttacgAGAGGTTGTAAAATTCCGACTTCAACCCTATCCATTGAAAGAGTTTGTAAACACATTCCAAAAGGATTTGAGGTTGTAAAATTCCACTTCAACCTTATCCATTGAAAGAGTTTGTAAACACCTTCCAAAAGGGTTTGGGTTGGTATAAAAGACAAATTTattgaaggaaagaaagaaaataaattcctcgaaaagaaaaaggaaaaaaacagagaTGGGGTGAACGCAAATCGAACGAACTGGgggcgcagcagcagcggccCTGCGGCGGGGCCGCCTAGAGTTCTCCCAAGGTACGCTCGCCTCGCCGCAATCCATCCCTTCTCAAAAGGGAAACCAAAATTCCGAAATAGGAGGGAGTCAGGTGCGGCGAGACGATAGGAAAGCAGAGGGATTTTCGAGCAGCAACAGTTTGCGCGAAGGCTGCGGCGGTCGGCGGTCTCGGAGATGGGTTCCGGCATGAGCAGCTTCCGGCGGCCGGGCGACTTCGCCTTCGATCCGATGAAGGGAGTGATTCCCCTGCTGGGGCTGCAGGTGGCGTTCGCGTACGGTCGCCCGGACTCCGCCAGGCCGCCCGtcacggcggcgctgctcgccgccaACGTGCTGGTCTTCCTCCGCCCCGGGCCCCTCCACAGGATCCTGCCCAGGATCAACGACGTCGCCCTCAACTACCAACTCTTCCTCAGGGTATCCGATCTCACCTACCTATAAACAGTTCAACTAGATGGCGGAATTCCGTGTTAGG encodes the following:
- the LOC117856850 gene encoding rhomboid-like protein 14, mitochondrial codes for the protein MGAGMSRGRRRGFGLEASRGMLPLLALQVLMEYGRAGASRPPVTAALLAANALIYLRPGALHEILPSIDRVSFNPQLIIEYRDWARFFLSPFYHLSESHLFYNMTSLLWKGIQLETSMGSAEFASMVAALLGLSQGITLLLAKGLILFGDYTAYYDQYAVGFSGVLFAMKVVLNAWSDDFVYLHGMVIPAKYAAWAELILIQIFIPGTSFLGHLGGILAGLVYLWLKRTFNGPDPLTLLISSITKVVTWPLKFAQKLLRSVRSQGRITGRGRVGRRASARETGRGLWRCSTCTYDNSIATDICEMCSTAREDRSFSQRQNHQAGGSGELSVVEIRRRRLQRFDR